In Terriglobales bacterium, one genomic interval encodes:
- a CDS encoding tetratricopeptide repeat protein: TDQGGKIDQVSAQVQSLHDSVDELKARLAKVSKQLDDMAAAQQNLQAAPQPGQPGVTNPQQPPQAAAPPPDVLYNNALSDYNGAKYNLASQEFADYIKYYGNTDLAGNAQYYIADIEYKQGNYQQAVQDYDKVIEQYPSGNKASAAQLKKGYALINIDQRDAGIRELRSLIARYPRSLEAQQAKERLRSLGASTTASKPSPTRR; encoded by the coding sequence GACGGACCAGGGCGGAAAGATCGATCAGGTTTCGGCCCAGGTGCAGTCGCTGCACGATTCTGTGGATGAACTAAAAGCGCGCTTAGCCAAAGTCAGCAAACAGCTCGACGACATGGCCGCCGCGCAGCAAAACCTGCAGGCCGCGCCGCAACCTGGTCAGCCTGGAGTCACAAATCCGCAGCAGCCGCCGCAGGCCGCAGCGCCGCCGCCCGATGTGCTCTACAACAACGCTCTCAGCGACTACAACGGAGCGAAATACAACCTGGCCTCACAGGAGTTTGCCGATTACATCAAGTACTACGGCAACACCGATCTGGCTGGGAACGCGCAGTACTACATTGCCGACATCGAGTACAAACAGGGGAATTATCAGCAGGCGGTGCAGGATTACGACAAGGTGATCGAGCAGTATCCCAGCGGCAACAAAGCCTCAGCCGCGCAGCTCAAGAAGGGATACGCTCTCATTAACATCGATCAGCGCGACGCCGGGATTCGCGAGCTTCGTTCGCTGATCGCCCGCTATCCTCGATCGCTTGAAGCGCAGCAAGCCAAAGAGCGCCTACGCAGCCTGGGGGCCAGCACCACGGCCTCCAAGCCCTCTCCTACCCGGCGCTAA